A region of the Paenibacillus sp. J23TS9 genome:
TCAACCGATCCTGACATCCAAAAGAGAACTTCCTCCATGGCACGTCCGCTGATAATGAGCATGCCATTGGTCATTGAACTGCAGAAGGCGGTAATCGCCGCACCGGCCAGCGTGATTTTCAAGGGTGTAAGACCTTGTCTGCCCGCAGAGCCGAGAATGAATACGAACAGGCAGCTGACACCTGCACCAAGGAAAGCGATCCAAGTAAATGAAGCCAGCGAGCTGACCCCGAAAAGGACAAATGATGCGACAACGAACAGCGAAGCGCCCGCATTCAGGCCGAAAATACCGGAATCCGCGAGCGGATTCTTAGTCAATGACTGAAGCATAACCCCGCAAATGCCAAGGCTACCTCCAACAAAAGCTGCTATCAAGGCTCTGGGCACCCGGACTTCGCGGACAATGATATGTTCCGTACTTCCATTATATGAGGTAAAAGCTTCAAGCACCTGCCTCCAGCTCGTATTGTGCACGCCAAACAGAATGCTTGCTGCGACGCTGAGCAGCAGGATGATGATCCCGACAATCAGGCCCATCCATTTATATGTAGTTTTATGCAGCCATACTGTCTGCATGGCGTATCCCTCATTCCTATCAGGCAAAATAAACAACATATAAAAGTTTAAGGGGAGGGGGATGGAATGTCAATGAATATCATTCTCAATTAAAATTGCTTCACCCAAGTGTTCCTTCCGGTTTAATGTAATATTTCATTGATTATGTTGACAAGCAAAAGGAACTTCGATTAGGATTAAACACGATACTGATAATCATTATCAGATAGAAATCGAAGGGGAGAACACATACTTATGAAAAAATGGAACGGTATCATACTTATGCTTCTGGCAACCGTGCTAGTTTTATCAGCCTGCGGTAAAGACAGCGGCAGCACAGGAACGGATAATGGGAATAAAGAGGCGGCGCAAGGTTCCGATGACGCTGACCGTTCAATTGATACAATTATGGGCAAAGTGACTGTACCCGCTCATCCACAACGCGTAGTCGTGTTGACCAACGAAGGCACGGAAGCTCTTTTGTCCATTGGAGTAAAGCCTGTAGGGGCTGTAAAGTCCTGGACGGGAGATCCATGGTACCCGCATATTAAAGACCAGATGCAAGGAGTAGAAAGCCTCGGAGAGGAAGGCCAGCCGAACGTGGAAGCGATCGCAGCCCTGAAGCCGGATCTGATCCTCGGTACAAAAATGCGTCAGGAAAAAATTTACGATCAGCTGTCTGCTATCGCACCAACCGTGTTCTCTGAAACACTGCGCGGCGAATGGAAGGAAAACTTCAAGCTGTGGGCTAATGCTGTGAACGAGCAAGCCAAAGGTGAAGAAGTGCTTGCGGCGTATGACAAGCATGTATCTGATCTGAAAGCCGAGCTCGGCGACAAGCTGAACATGAAGGTTTCCATGGTCCGCTTTATGGCAGGTAAAGCCCGGATGTACTACAAAGACACATTCTCGGGACTCATTCTGAGCGAGCTTGGCTTCGCACGTCCGAAATCCCAGGACAACGCAGGATTCTTTGATGACGTAGGCAAGGAGCGCATTCCGGAAATGGACGGCGATATCCTGTTCTACTTCACGTATGAAACCGGTAATGGCAAGGGCAATGAGATGGAGAAGGAATGGACCAATGACAAGCTGTGGAAAAATCTTGATGTCGTGAAAAAAGGAAATGCGCATAAAGTTGATGATGTGATCTGGA
Encoded here:
- a CDS encoding ABC transporter substrate-binding protein gives rise to the protein MKKWNGIILMLLATVLVLSACGKDSGSTGTDNGNKEAAQGSDDADRSIDTIMGKVTVPAHPQRVVVLTNEGTEALLSIGVKPVGAVKSWTGDPWYPHIKDQMQGVESLGEEGQPNVEAIAALKPDLILGTKMRQEKIYDQLSAIAPTVFSETLRGEWKENFKLWANAVNEQAKGEEVLAAYDKHVSDLKAELGDKLNMKVSMVRFMAGKARMYYKDTFSGLILSELGFARPKSQDNAGFFDDVGKERIPEMDGDILFYFTYETGNGKGNEMEKEWTNDKLWKNLDVVKKGNAHKVDDVIWNTAGGVLAANLMLDDLKTYFIK
- a CDS encoding iron ABC transporter permease; translation: MQTVWLHKTTYKWMGLIVGIIILLLSVAASILFGVHNTSWRQVLEAFTSYNGSTEHIIVREVRVPRALIAAFVGGSLGICGVMLQSLTKNPLADSGIFGLNAGASLFVVASFVLFGVSSLASFTWIAFLGAGVSCLFVFILGSAGRQGLTPLKITLAGAAITAFCSSMTNGMLIISGRAMEEVLFWMSGSVEGRSLDILLSLLPYMLAAWLIALLISSSINTLMLGDDVAKSLGQRTVLLKLTMGLLIVVLAGSSVAVAGPIGFLGLVIPHIARTVVGKDIRWLIPYSAILGGILLLLADIAARFIAMPREIPIGVMTAIIGVPFFIHAARKGLLKK